From Thalassoglobus sp. JC818, one genomic window encodes:
- a CDS encoding RNA polymerase sigma factor produces MDDQDQQLVFINWLEEHSASVMKVARAYTLNSEECQDLAQEILLQSWRSVPKFSGKASAATWFYRVALHTAMNWQRKDKPRRQYQQPLVDMNVPAANRSDCSEKLLQQEMVEELYRAIHQLPKTDAALVLLYLDELSYREMAEVLGISENRVGVKLNRVKKKLATILNGGCDES; encoded by the coding sequence GTGGATGATCAAGATCAACAGTTGGTGTTCATCAACTGGCTCGAGGAGCACAGCGCCTCGGTCATGAAGGTCGCTCGCGCATACACACTCAACAGCGAAGAGTGCCAGGATTTGGCGCAAGAAATACTGCTTCAGTCGTGGAGGTCAGTCCCGAAGTTTTCGGGCAAGGCAAGTGCAGCGACCTGGTTCTATCGCGTCGCTCTGCATACTGCCATGAACTGGCAACGGAAAGACAAACCTCGACGCCAATATCAACAGCCTCTGGTGGACATGAACGTTCCGGCGGCCAATCGCTCTGATTGCTCGGAGAAACTTCTGCAACAAGAGATGGTCGAGGAACTCTATCGAGCGATTCATCAATTGCCAAAGACGGATGCGGCACTCGTCCTGCTGTATCTCGACGAACTGAGCTATCGGGAAATGGCTGAAGTGCTCGGAATTTCAGAGAACCGCGTTGGTGTGAAGTTAAACAGAGTCAAGAAGAAACTCGCGACGATTTTGAACGGAGGTTGCGATGAATCTTGA
- a CDS encoding DUF1080 domain-containing protein has protein sequence MRVHHQKLQILSGLLMIILFSGALIHAAEKSKNSSESTLGLAPPEGAVVLFDGSNFHAWEPFSFLKINPKQDQKEIQWKIVDDKAMQIGFEHNGKRRKQFLSTKERFRDYSLHLEFQLPEDGGQGNSGIFFGPLYEMQILDSSAKRQPGLTDCGSIYEIASPAVNAALPPGKWQTVDLDFQSARFDEDGHRIERDAARVSIRLNGKLIHDDVELSLRRNKYAAFPEEPTSPIVLQEHGSPVKFRNIWLTENKD, from the coding sequence ATGAGAGTTCATCATCAAAAGCTGCAGATTCTATCTGGTCTACTGATGATCATTTTGTTCTCAGGAGCTCTGATCCATGCGGCCGAAAAGTCAAAGAATTCATCAGAGTCGACACTCGGACTCGCTCCCCCTGAGGGTGCCGTTGTGCTCTTTGACGGTTCCAACTTCCATGCCTGGGAGCCGTTCTCTTTTCTGAAGATCAATCCCAAGCAGGATCAGAAAGAAATCCAGTGGAAAATTGTTGACGACAAAGCGATGCAGATCGGCTTCGAACACAATGGCAAGCGACGCAAGCAATTCCTGTCTACGAAGGAACGCTTCCGCGATTACTCGCTGCACCTGGAGTTTCAGTTGCCTGAAGATGGAGGACAAGGAAACAGCGGAATTTTCTTCGGACCGCTCTACGAAATGCAAATCCTCGACAGTTCGGCAAAGAGACAGCCTGGACTCACAGACTGTGGATCGATCTATGAAATTGCTTCGCCCGCGGTCAACGCGGCACTCCCGCCCGGAAAGTGGCAAACGGTCGACCTGGACTTTCAGTCAGCACGATTTGATGAAGATGGTCACCGAATCGAGCGAGACGCAGCCCGAGTTTCGATCCGCCTAAATGGCAAACTGATTCATGACGATGTCGAACTTTCGCTTCGCCGAAACAAGTATGCAGCATTTCCCGAAGAACCCACGTCGCCGATCGTGCTTCAGGAACACGGCTCACCGGTCAAGTTTCGAAACATCTGGCTGACTGAGAACAAGGATTAG
- a CDS encoding tetratricopeptide repeat protein — protein sequence MILEQAVIKYEAGDFDSARKLTKQFLHQNEHDGRGWELLGLIQYRSRQFPSSVSALEQASLYIPLRIKSRTYLALGYGEIGKHELSRDLLIDLIADPAISVALLIETATGLDSIGRPDLAVDACRKATERDPDNAQAYYSLSYYVARAGLTTAITESLARHAISLDPTNARYRVGLAGLLMSQDRHPEAYELVKSFDDEQLSGIHCKQCLGRMRDLYQQAGDHDRMILCREKIMELETHEMQGGC from the coding sequence GTGATTCTTGAACAAGCGGTGATCAAGTACGAAGCGGGCGATTTCGATTCTGCTCGGAAATTGACGAAGCAATTTCTGCATCAAAATGAACATGATGGTCGCGGTTGGGAATTGCTGGGCTTGATCCAATATCGAAGCCGCCAGTTTCCCAGTTCGGTTTCGGCTCTGGAGCAGGCGAGTCTCTATATTCCACTTCGCATCAAAAGTCGCACTTACCTCGCTTTGGGTTATGGCGAAATTGGTAAGCACGAACTTTCGAGAGATTTGCTCATCGATCTCATCGCTGATCCTGCCATTTCGGTCGCTCTCTTAATCGAAACTGCTACAGGTCTCGATTCGATTGGACGACCGGACCTGGCTGTGGATGCCTGCAGAAAAGCAACTGAACGAGATCCCGACAATGCGCAGGCTTATTACTCGCTGAGCTACTATGTTGCACGTGCTGGACTAACAACAGCGATTACAGAGTCGCTCGCGCGTCACGCGATTTCTCTCGATCCGACAAATGCCCGCTATCGAGTTGGGCTCGCTGGTCTATTGATGAGCCAGGACCGTCACCCGGAAGCTTATGAATTGGTCAAAAGTTTCGATGATGAGCAACTCTCTGGGATTCATTGCAAACAGTGCCTCGGCCGAATGCGCGATCTTTATCAACAGGCGGGCGATCATGATCGGATGATTCTCTGTCGAGAAAAGATTATGGAACTCGAAACACATGAGATGCAAGGTGGATGTTGA
- a CDS encoding DUF1559 domain-containing protein, whose product MHRHEKLMRSRGFTLIELLVVIAIIAILIALLLPAVQQAREAARRTQCKNNMKQIGLAIHNYHDVYLQFPNANSGGLNYSSLSGSSLFASILPMIEQSSAYNLYDFTKGNADPENQAVVSQVLPFYLCPSSPSRRQVPSCDTDSGRAPGNYAACIGSKDFNQYWSFYRLPRPELDGAIVYTDSTPGKTKFRDFLDGTSSTMMIGETAYNLPDYKFSSGDCAGQSRYSFTYWASPYPGSTAATTEFDFNPRDIAEDGIFDSNWTRSFRSDHVGGVQFTFSDGSVHFISENIDAQLLDGLATRSGGEIIGEF is encoded by the coding sequence ATGCATCGCCACGAAAAATTGATGCGTTCGCGCGGGTTCACACTCATCGAGTTGCTTGTTGTGATCGCGATTATTGCGATCCTCATTGCACTTCTTCTTCCAGCAGTTCAACAGGCGCGGGAAGCGGCCCGACGAACTCAGTGCAAGAACAACATGAAGCAAATCGGTCTCGCAATTCACAACTATCACGACGTGTACTTGCAGTTTCCGAATGCGAATTCCGGCGGACTCAACTACTCGAGCCTCAGCGGCTCAAGTCTGTTCGCCAGCATTCTCCCGATGATCGAACAATCGTCAGCCTACAATCTCTACGATTTCACCAAGGGAAATGCAGATCCAGAGAACCAGGCTGTCGTGAGTCAGGTTCTTCCGTTCTATCTCTGCCCTTCGTCGCCATCGCGTCGACAGGTTCCGAGCTGTGATACAGATAGCGGAAGAGCCCCCGGGAACTACGCAGCCTGTATCGGGTCGAAAGACTTCAATCAGTACTGGTCGTTCTATCGTCTTCCACGACCGGAACTGGATGGAGCGATCGTCTACACAGACAGCACGCCCGGTAAGACGAAGTTTCGCGATTTCCTCGACGGAACCAGCAGCACCATGATGATCGGCGAAACGGCCTACAACCTTCCCGATTACAAGTTCAGTTCTGGAGACTGTGCGGGACAATCACGGTACTCGTTCACCTACTGGGCCAGCCCATACCCCGGATCAACGGCAGCCACGACGGAGTTCGATTTCAATCCTCGTGATATTGCAGAAGACGGCATTTTCGACAGCAACTGGACCCGCTCTTTCCGAAGCGATCACGTTGGGGGAGTTCAGTTCACCTTCTCTGATGGCTCGGTCCATTTCATCTCAGAAAACATCGATGCACAGCTTCTCGACGGACTCGCGACTCGATCTGGTGGGGAGATCATCGGTGAGTTTTAA